One window of Metopolophium dirhodum isolate CAU chromosome 3, ASM1992520v1, whole genome shotgun sequence genomic DNA carries:
- the LOC132941856 gene encoding NCK-interacting protein with SH3 domain isoform X1: MFIVRPTGHQQLCSLCQCTTIIKNFIIVQCTIIELYYEMLQALYDYKDTSSERTLDFKINDEFFIYRDVADKKSWCLVINHTGDLGYVPYNYVKTIYVKDTHVLKFLENCLLAVQQKLDVNDNFSDKFKLYESLLRRQKKFKQKSSFNTLDTPIQCKTVDKGNQSETYEQTLNETGNSLSVSKKPKEITIPDIYEVVQQVRNHTGLSYNFSQIAVSVVIQYLSDLVDESAKSSLNSVRDIIDTFPPTSATLPVECLENTKDGKCMQQLLEYLTAAKEDSQQRSWQIFDDHVQIEECLIELTSILKNADPMVINHVLKIDQYTSINNLLEYYQMELRWVIQKHLLNIFSELCKLNFVVVDIIINSILPMELARDMQNNKEDLNKQVILAEFLTLILSVGETLPISCFEYMNVDFVTKILSDIEDNELKSSNDEKKTECMINLLLSYNLQFSKIESNITLKGLAQRDNAKVLTENLLILLNTEKDPVQVLKLKKKPKNSVEKMLNDILADSKTAKLFYVNDIEVLVDIIIRQLLNIPSDEMARTSYLELCKNVIFNTEYLERRHKLSDLNNCLQEILVDDSSCTKDQDVCIIKEIYLKYPELFK; this comes from the exons ATGTTCATTGTGCGTCCCACCGGTCACCAGCAGCTTTGTAGTCTGTGCCAGTGCACCACGATTATAAAGAACTTTATAATCGTGCAGTGTACTATAATTGAACTAT atTATGAAATGCTTCAAGCATTGTATGATTATAAAGATACTTCATCAGAGAGAACACTAGATTTCAAAATTAATGATGAGTTTTTCATTTACCGAGATGTTGCTGATAAAAAGAGTTGGTGTTTAGTAATCAACCATACTGGTGATTTAGGATACGTACCATATAACTATGTTAAAACCATTTAT gTAAAGGATACTCATGTATTAAAATTCTTAGAGAATTGTCTTTTAGCAGTTCAACAAAAACTTGATGTGAATgataatttttctgataaaTTTAAGCTATATGAATCATTATTGAgacgacaaaaaaaatttaaacagaaATCTTCCTTTAATACACTGGATACGCCAATACAGTGCAAAACCGTTgataag GGTAATCAATCGGAAACATATGAACAAACATTGAATGAAACTGGAAATAGTTTAAGTGTTTCAAAAAAACCAAAAGAGATAACTATTCCAGATATTTATGAAGTAGTGCAGCaa GTAAGAAATCATACAGGATTGTCATACAACTTTTCTCAAATAGCTGTGTCTGTTGTGATTCAATATTTGTCTGATCTAGTTGATGAATCAGCAAAGTCTAGTCTCAATAGTGTACGCGATATTATTGATACTTTTCCTCCTACAAGTGCAACATTACCAGTAGAATGTTTGGAAAATACTAAGGATGGAAAATGCATGCAACAGTTATTGGAATACTTAACAGCTGCTAAAGAAGATTCACAACAACGTTCATGGCAAATATTTGATGATCATGTTCAAATTGAAGAATGTTTAATTGAGCTCACGAGCATCttg aaaaatgCAGATCCAATGGTCATTaatcatgttttaaaaattgaccaATATACatcaatcaataatttattagaatattatcaaATGGAATTACGATGGgtgattcaaaaacatttacttAACATATTTTCAGAATTATGCAAActtaattttgttgttgttgatattataataaattccataCTACCAATGGAATTAGCAAg agaTATGCAAAACAACAAAGAAGATTTAAACAAGCAAGTCATTCTTGCTGAATTTCTAACACTCATTTTATCGGTTGGAGAGACTTTACCAATTTCATGCTTtg aatATATGAATGTGGACTTTGTTACCAAAATACTAAGTGATATAGAGGACAATGAACTGAAATCTTCGAATGATGAGAAAAAGACTGAATGCATGATCAACTTGTTGTTGTCTTATAATCTTCAGTTTTCTAAAATTGAATCAAACATAACTTTAAAAGGGCTGGCCCAAAGAGACAATGCTAAAGTACTTACTGAAAATTTGTTGATTTTACTTAATACTGAAA aagatcCAGTACAAGTTTTAAAACTtaagaaaaaaccaaaaaactctgtagaaaaaatgttaaatgacaTTCTTGCTGACTCAAAAACTGCCAAACTGTTTTATGTTAATGATATTGAAGTtttagttgatattattatacgtcaatTATTGAATATTCCATCTGATGAAATG GCTCGTACTTCATACTTGGAACTTTGTAAGAATGTGATTTTTAATACAGAATACTTAGAACGCAGACATAAATTATCAGATTTAAATAATTGCCTTCAAGAAATTCTTGTTGATGATAGTTCGTGCACTAAAGACCAagatgtttgtattattaaggaaatttatttaaaatatccagaattgttcaaataa
- the LOC132941856 gene encoding NCK-interacting protein with SH3 domain isoform X2 gives MNDTSESNYEMLQALYDYKDTSSERTLDFKINDEFFIYRDVADKKSWCLVINHTGDLGYVPYNYVKTIYVKDTHVLKFLENCLLAVQQKLDVNDNFSDKFKLYESLLRRQKKFKQKSSFNTLDTPIQCKTVDKGNQSETYEQTLNETGNSLSVSKKPKEITIPDIYEVVQQVRNHTGLSYNFSQIAVSVVIQYLSDLVDESAKSSLNSVRDIIDTFPPTSATLPVECLENTKDGKCMQQLLEYLTAAKEDSQQRSWQIFDDHVQIEECLIELTSILKNADPMVINHVLKIDQYTSINNLLEYYQMELRWVIQKHLLNIFSELCKLNFVVVDIIINSILPMELARDMQNNKEDLNKQVILAEFLTLILSVGETLPISCFEYMNVDFVTKILSDIEDNELKSSNDEKKTECMINLLLSYNLQFSKIESNITLKGLAQRDNAKVLTENLLILLNTEKDPVQVLKLKKKPKNSVEKMLNDILADSKTAKLFYVNDIEVLVDIIIRQLLNIPSDEMARTSYLELCKNVIFNTEYLERRHKLSDLNNCLQEILVDDSSCTKDQDVCIIKEIYLKYPELFK, from the exons ATGAACGATACATCAGAAAGCA atTATGAAATGCTTCAAGCATTGTATGATTATAAAGATACTTCATCAGAGAGAACACTAGATTTCAAAATTAATGATGAGTTTTTCATTTACCGAGATGTTGCTGATAAAAAGAGTTGGTGTTTAGTAATCAACCATACTGGTGATTTAGGATACGTACCATATAACTATGTTAAAACCATTTAT gTAAAGGATACTCATGTATTAAAATTCTTAGAGAATTGTCTTTTAGCAGTTCAACAAAAACTTGATGTGAATgataatttttctgataaaTTTAAGCTATATGAATCATTATTGAgacgacaaaaaaaatttaaacagaaATCTTCCTTTAATACACTGGATACGCCAATACAGTGCAAAACCGTTgataag GGTAATCAATCGGAAACATATGAACAAACATTGAATGAAACTGGAAATAGTTTAAGTGTTTCAAAAAAACCAAAAGAGATAACTATTCCAGATATTTATGAAGTAGTGCAGCaa GTAAGAAATCATACAGGATTGTCATACAACTTTTCTCAAATAGCTGTGTCTGTTGTGATTCAATATTTGTCTGATCTAGTTGATGAATCAGCAAAGTCTAGTCTCAATAGTGTACGCGATATTATTGATACTTTTCCTCCTACAAGTGCAACATTACCAGTAGAATGTTTGGAAAATACTAAGGATGGAAAATGCATGCAACAGTTATTGGAATACTTAACAGCTGCTAAAGAAGATTCACAACAACGTTCATGGCAAATATTTGATGATCATGTTCAAATTGAAGAATGTTTAATTGAGCTCACGAGCATCttg aaaaatgCAGATCCAATGGTCATTaatcatgttttaaaaattgaccaATATACatcaatcaataatttattagaatattatcaaATGGAATTACGATGGgtgattcaaaaacatttacttAACATATTTTCAGAATTATGCAAActtaattttgttgttgttgatattataataaattccataCTACCAATGGAATTAGCAAg agaTATGCAAAACAACAAAGAAGATTTAAACAAGCAAGTCATTCTTGCTGAATTTCTAACACTCATTTTATCGGTTGGAGAGACTTTACCAATTTCATGCTTtg aatATATGAATGTGGACTTTGTTACCAAAATACTAAGTGATATAGAGGACAATGAACTGAAATCTTCGAATGATGAGAAAAAGACTGAATGCATGATCAACTTGTTGTTGTCTTATAATCTTCAGTTTTCTAAAATTGAATCAAACATAACTTTAAAAGGGCTGGCCCAAAGAGACAATGCTAAAGTACTTACTGAAAATTTGTTGATTTTACTTAATACTGAAA aagatcCAGTACAAGTTTTAAAACTtaagaaaaaaccaaaaaactctgtagaaaaaatgttaaatgacaTTCTTGCTGACTCAAAAACTGCCAAACTGTTTTATGTTAATGATATTGAAGTtttagttgatattattatacgtcaatTATTGAATATTCCATCTGATGAAATG GCTCGTACTTCATACTTGGAACTTTGTAAGAATGTGATTTTTAATACAGAATACTTAGAACGCAGACATAAATTATCAGATTTAAATAATTGCCTTCAAGAAATTCTTGTTGATGATAGTTCGTGCACTAAAGACCAagatgtttgtattattaaggaaatttatttaaaatatccagaattgttcaaataa
- the LOC132941175 gene encoding peptidyl-prolyl cis-trans isomerase-like 3, with translation MSITLHTDVGDIKIEVFCEECPKTAENFLALCASDYYNGCLFHRNIKGFIVQTGDPTHTGKGGSSIWGRKFEDEFKENLKHKERGTVSMANNGPNTNSSQFFLTYAAQPNLDLKYTVFGRVIDGFEALDELEKLPVNSKNFKPLTDVKIQYVSIHANPLAS, from the exons ATG tCCATAACCCTGCATACAGACGTTGGTGATATAAAAATTGAAGTATTCTGTGAAGAATGTCCAAAAACTGCAGag AATTTCTTGGCATTATGTGCTAGTGACTATTACAATGGGTGTTTGTTTCACCGTAACATCAAAGGATTCATTGTACAAACTGGTGATCCAACACATACAGGCAAAGGAGGTTCATCAATTTGGGGTCGAAAGTTTGAAGATGAGttcaaagaaaatttaaaa CATAAAGAACGAGGAACTGTATCAATGGCTAATAATGGACCTAATACTAATAGTAGCCAATTTTTCTTGACATATGCTGCTCAACCCAATCTGGATTTAAAATACACAGTTTTTGGAAg ggtgaTTGATGGATTTGAAGCTTTAGATGAACTAGAAAAATTGCCAGTAAactcaaaaaattttaaaccttTGACTGATGtgaaaatacaatatgtttCCATTCATGCAAATCCCTTGgcatcataa